One Amorphoplanes digitatis genomic window carries:
- a CDS encoding cation-translocating P-type ATPase, translating to MTVPKLQTAPDAVLASASRGEPADAGRTSTDAVGLSSGEAAARLARDGGNVLPSPRPTPLWRRIVAQLRDPLVLVLLAAAGFTLATADFTDASVIMLVIVVNTTVGVLQEIKAERAITALSALTAPAARLVRDGRQREVPAADLVIDDLLVLAEGDVVPADARVVESVALLVDEAALTGESVPVDKSATTGRGTAAPASTVVSAGTVIVRGRGHAVVTATGPASAMGRIAAMLVTRPGLTPLQRRLAGVGRQLAAGALLLCGLVLALGLVRGQPLQLMIVTAVSLVVAAVPESLPAVVTLSLALGARRMTARQAVIRRLPAVETLGSVTVLATDKTGTLTEGTMVVRQLWTAHGDASISGSGFAPDGQIHRDGDIISPDQAPDLVELVRAAVLCNDASLRAPGPDNDDWLAVGDPTEAALLSAGGKLRIDVDALHQASPRQGEAPFDSDRKRMSTAHRGPDGRTQIICKGAPESLLHAAILTDHPDVLRQAADRADALAHEGLRVLAVAQADRDTVPDDAAGYEHGLHLLGLVAILDPPRASAAATIAACRDAGITPVLITGDHPATATAIATELHIIDAGEAAVDCRTTDPGPAATRGARVFARATPQQKVAIIDALRDAGEIVAMTGDGVNDGPALHRADIGVAMGKRGTEVARQAADLVLADDELATVVAAAEEGRRVYANIRRFLLYALSGGTAEITVMLAGPFVGLPLPLLPAQILWINLLTHGLPGLAMGSEPADPAAMRKPPRPPAETILGAGMWQRVLRVGAVIAAVTIGVGVWAHATDRPWQTLTFLALGLAQLAVALGSRARPGTAANPMLFAAVGAALLLQVAAVYIAPLRQLLGTEPVTAADLLIVTAVSTLGYAAIRLDRRIHPTPPAPGKAGRPAPARPEPARPWPTSGTGRVARTPVGVARQAGTDRKDGGKS from the coding sequence ATGACCGTACCGAAGTTGCAGACCGCACCGGATGCGGTCCTCGCCTCCGCCTCACGCGGGGAGCCCGCCGACGCGGGCCGCACCTCGACCGACGCCGTCGGCCTGTCGTCGGGTGAAGCCGCGGCGCGGCTGGCCCGCGACGGCGGCAACGTGCTGCCGTCACCGCGGCCCACCCCGCTGTGGCGGAGGATCGTCGCGCAGTTACGTGACCCGCTGGTCCTGGTTCTGCTTGCCGCGGCCGGGTTCACCCTCGCAACCGCCGACTTCACGGACGCGTCCGTCATCATGCTGGTCATCGTCGTCAACACCACCGTCGGGGTGCTGCAGGAGATCAAGGCGGAGCGGGCCATCACCGCCCTGTCCGCCTTGACCGCCCCGGCCGCCCGGTTGGTCCGCGACGGCAGGCAGCGCGAAGTCCCCGCCGCCGACCTCGTCATAGACGATCTGCTGGTCCTGGCCGAAGGCGACGTCGTGCCCGCGGACGCCCGCGTCGTCGAGTCGGTCGCCCTGCTCGTCGACGAGGCGGCCCTGACCGGCGAATCCGTGCCCGTCGACAAGTCCGCCACCACCGGCAGGGGTACGGCGGCGCCCGCGTCAACGGTCGTTTCGGCCGGCACCGTGATCGTCCGTGGCCGCGGACACGCCGTCGTCACCGCCACCGGCCCGGCCAGTGCGATGGGCCGTATCGCCGCCATGCTGGTCACCCGGCCTGGGCTGACGCCGCTGCAGCGGCGCCTGGCCGGTGTGGGCCGGCAGCTCGCCGCCGGCGCACTGCTGCTCTGCGGGCTGGTCCTGGCTCTCGGCCTGGTACGTGGACAACCGTTGCAGCTGATGATCGTCACCGCGGTCAGCCTGGTGGTGGCCGCCGTGCCGGAGTCCCTGCCGGCCGTGGTCACCCTCAGCCTCGCCCTGGGCGCACGCCGGATGACCGCCCGCCAGGCGGTGATCCGCAGGTTGCCCGCGGTGGAGACCCTCGGGTCGGTCACCGTCCTCGCCACCGACAAGACCGGCACCCTCACCGAAGGAACCATGGTCGTCCGGCAGTTGTGGACCGCACACGGCGACGCATCCATCAGCGGATCCGGGTTCGCCCCCGACGGGCAGATCCACCGCGACGGCGACATCATCTCGCCCGACCAGGCCCCCGACCTGGTCGAGCTGGTACGGGCGGCGGTGCTCTGCAACGACGCGTCACTGCGAGCGCCCGGCCCCGACAATGACGACTGGCTGGCCGTCGGTGATCCCACCGAGGCGGCGCTGCTGAGCGCCGGCGGCAAACTCCGAATCGACGTCGACGCGCTGCACCAGGCATCGCCCCGGCAGGGTGAGGCGCCGTTCGACAGCGACCGCAAACGGATGAGCACCGCACACCGCGGGCCCGACGGCCGCACACAGATCATCTGCAAGGGAGCCCCGGAGTCGCTACTGCACGCGGCGATCCTGACCGACCACCCCGACGTGCTGCGGCAGGCCGCGGATCGCGCCGACGCGCTCGCCCACGAAGGATTGCGGGTCCTCGCCGTGGCCCAGGCCGATCGCGACACCGTGCCCGACGATGCCGCAGGCTACGAGCACGGCCTGCACCTGCTCGGCCTCGTCGCGATCCTCGATCCGCCGCGCGCCTCCGCGGCCGCCACCATCGCCGCCTGCCGGGACGCCGGCATCACCCCGGTCCTCATCACCGGCGACCACCCGGCCACCGCCACCGCGATCGCCACCGAGCTGCACATCATCGACGCCGGCGAGGCGGCGGTCGACTGCCGTACCACCGATCCCGGACCGGCAGCCACGCGCGGCGCACGGGTCTTCGCACGCGCCACCCCGCAGCAGAAGGTCGCCATCATCGACGCCCTGCGCGACGCCGGAGAGATCGTCGCGATGACCGGCGACGGCGTCAACGACGGCCCCGCCCTGCACCGTGCCGACATCGGCGTGGCCATGGGTAAACGCGGCACCGAAGTCGCCCGCCAAGCCGCCGACCTGGTCCTCGCCGACGACGAGCTCGCCACCGTCGTGGCCGCCGCGGAGGAGGGCCGCCGCGTCTACGCCAACATCCGCCGGTTCCTGCTCTATGCCCTGTCCGGCGGCACCGCCGAGATCACCGTGATGCTCGCCGGGCCGTTCGTCGGGCTGCCCCTGCCCCTGCTCCCGGCCCAGATCCTCTGGATCAACCTGCTCACCCACGGCCTGCCCGGCCTGGCAATGGGCAGCGAACCCGCCGACCCGGCCGCCATGCGCAAACCCCCACGCCCGCCGGCCGAAACCATCCTCGGCGCCGGCATGTGGCAACGCGTCCTGCGCGTCGGGGCGGTCATCGCCGCCGTCACGATCGGCGTCGGCGTGTGGGCGCATGCCACCGACCGGCCCTGGCAAACTTTGACGTTCCTCGCTCTGGGCCTGGCCCAGCTCGCCGTGGCCCTGGGATCACGCGCCCGCCCCGGCACGGCGGCCAACCCCATGCTGTTCGCCGCCGTCGGCGCCGCCCTGCTGCTGCAGGTTGCCGCCGTTTACATCGCGCCGCTGCGTCAGCTCCTCGGCACCGAACCGGTCACCGCCGCCGACCTGCTGATCGTGACTGCCGTCTCGACCCTGGGCTACGCCGCCATCCGCCTGGACCGCCGCATCCACCCGACCCCGCCCGCACCGGGCAAGGCCGGTAGGCCCGCTCCGGCGCGCCCGGAGCCGGCCCGGCCGTGGCCGACGTCAGGAACCGGGCGTGTCGCCCGCACTCCTGTCGGTGTCGCGCGACAGGCCGGCACCGATCGGAAAGACGGTGGTAAATCATGA